The window tttacaccaaccaatatgataaagaaaaaagaatactcttttcattttaaattactaaGTCAATTTATCAACTTTGAAttgttttaaactattttttattttaaaaaaattaagaaaataatattgttaaaaaatactccctttatttttttttggtgttcaAGATTGTGacatagaaactaaaaaatataattaatattctaattttcgtgaattttttaattaattttctattataCTTCTTATCTCTTGTATTAATTAAGTCCTTTTAAAGCATACATTAATTAAATGGTAAggttaaaattgaaaacatttaattatttatttaatattgtaaATGGACAATTGAGATGAAATAATTAATGCTAATTTCTAAACTCATAAAATAGGATAGGTAGTTACCTTCACAAACCAGATCtcaccccctttttttttttattataaacaagagtaaatacatttaatttttttcgacAGAATAtacatttaatcatttattaataTTGTAAATGGAAAATTGACATGAAATAATTAATGCTAATTTCTCTACTCATAAAATAGGACAAGTAGTTACATTCACACATCGGAATCTAGTAAACATGACTCACTTGGTAACACTATTGAAAacggtaaaaaaatattaaatataattaaatttcaaatcaagttatttgaaaaaagagtaaataggAGAAAATCTGAATCCTTTCAATTGAAGTAAGTTTTttcttatcaaaattaaattgagttgaatgaatattcacatattcatatttaattatcatatctagtcaaagaattaataattatatattagacttaaatataaataaatttaattaattttatcttatttaatattatcatttttttaaatcttttatttaattttaattttattttcaataattttttattcataatataaaattttaattaagaatattttagaaataattttattttttacttgagattaataaaattatatgatttcaattattcttaattaatgtgaaattaattatttttacttataagtTTAAAGGGAGCAATatttaagtgaaaaaaatatattttatcactaccattaatataatttatatttttagaatatgtAACCCATACCTTAATCAATAagtaatttgaaataataaaagtaaaagtatatttaaatgacattaattaatttctgaAGCATGCAGCCAGTATTAGGTGACCATCCCAATAGTTCAAAGTTGAAAACTTTCACATTTACTGCATGTTGTTGAAGATTGTTAATGCTACTGCTCCCTCTCTCTCATGACCTACCCTCCTTCAAACATAGATATAATCATCTCATCTCTCTCAGACAACCATGTGTAACAGTAGTAGTTGTTCGGTTGATATTTCATTCAACACCCAAAATATTCTCCTACGTAGAATCTCAACTACGGTATAAAATGTTAATTGAGACAGAGAAAAACATATATACAATAATAAGTGATATAAtgcgataaaaaaataaagaaaaaataataagtgtTGATAAATTCATgagatatttattattatgaaaatctaattcaattatttgaataaaataagtgaattattgtaaaataatttatatttacctTTGATTCCGCCtccgacaaaaaaaaaaattcatataatccAAATATCATTACTCATAAATAAAACACATGCACCTTATTTACACAACCAAAAACTCACCTTCATCACTGCCATTCACTACACAACAAACAAACAccttccttctctttctctgttctctctcttttctccaaCACATAAATCACACACTCCACCACCCACTCATTATTCTAATCTAGTTTTCTGAACTAATCCTTcactccaacaacaacaacaacccttCCTCGTCACAGCACCATTCTGTAAAACTCCCTTGTTGCTTGTGTTTCGTGCTTGCTCTTCTTTTGTCTGCATTTGTCCCTCTTGATTTGAGCCACAACACACcctttttcataaatattaatattaaaataccaACAAAAAGAGGGTGGTGGGAGGAAGAAAACTAGAAAAGTAGCAGGGGCTTACACTGTACCATTACCAAAGCCACTTTTTGTCTCTtgaatttcttttccttttttcctttttgttttttcattgacATGTTGAGGGGGTCTTCTTTATCTAGCTGGAGAAACAATAATGGTTGCTGTCTAGTTCTGTGAAATTCAACCCCATCATGGATCTTGAGTCTGTGATCCACAGGAACACAATTAAGGTAATTAAGGCTAAAGTGTGAGCGCATGCGTGTGCGCGTATGTGTGTGCCATGCGTCATTTTCTGCTAACTTAATTATGTTagtattgttagtttttgttagcagAGTGATCATGGTCATGGTGTTGATGTGATTGCAGGAAGAATCATGGAAGACAGTTTTGACTTTGGCCTATCAAAGCTTGGGGGTTGTGTATGGAGACTTGAGCACTTCCCCACTTTACGTTTACAAAAGCGCTTTTGCTGAGGATATTCAGCATTCAGACACCAATGAAGAAATCTATGGAGTGTTGTCTTTTGTGTTCTGGACACTCACACTGATTCCACTGCTCAAGTATGTGTTCATTGTGCTGAGAGCTGATGACAATGGTGAAGGAGGGACCTTTGCACTCTACTCATTGCTGTGCCGCCACGCCCGGGTTAGCTTGTTGCCTAACACTCAGCTTGCGGATGAGCACTTAACCGAGTACACCATGGACAATGGAACTGTTCCTGTCAATAGGAAAAATGTTGGGTTGGGGCTGAAAAACTTGTTGGAGAAACACAGGGTGCTGCAAAGGGTGCTGCTTGTTCTTGCCTTGATAGGGACTTGCATGGTTATTGGGGATGGTGTGCTCACACCAGCAATTTCTGGTATTTGGGATTTGTGAGAATTgtcatgataataataatactattgTGTGGTTTTTGTTGcaagcaaggttttaaattacgGTCACAGTTTTGTCACGATCCTTGATATTGCAAGAAATTGTTGATAAATGCAACAATTGTGTTCGCAAAGAGCCCAAAAGCCTTGACGTTGCGGCTGAAATCGCAGAAACAgaccattttttaaaaccttgattgTAAACAGTGTACATGTATGGGGTCTTGGTAACTAACTCACTTTTGTTGTGTGGATTTTGTCATTGTGCAGTTTTTTCAGCTGTGTCAGGTTTGGAGCTTTCCATGTCCAAAGAACAGCACAGATGTAAGTTTTGTTTATAAACACAAACAATTAATAGTTTTGTTCTCAAATTCTCTTGGCCTttcatttctcttcttttttcttctccatAAACCTTGAGGATTGCTATGATACCCACTGAAATCTGAAGATTTTGATATAGATGTTTTTGGCCTAAAAGTTGAATGAGGTTGAACACAGCAAGAGAAAAAGAGATTTCTCAATAACAGTATCAAAATCTTTGAATttctaagggtacatagaatttCTCAACTTTTAATGCAATACTAACAATCTAGTTTGTGTTCTAAGAGAGGTTAACTTTAACTGCCTGAGGGTTATTTACAGCTAAGCAACAAGTCTTTTGGATAATTGGATTCAATTGTAGAAAGTTGTCCTTTTTTCATCTTCTAGTTTTCTTAATATACAATAAGATTCTTTATTCAgtcatcaatttttatttattgcagATATTATATACTATCTAGCTTACAATTGCAGATAATTAACAGTATAGTAAAACGTTTTGAATTTGTTCCCCAGAATTTAGCTTTGATGAGTAGGTTTCAAATCGGTTGGTATCTTGAACAAATCGATCTCGGGAATATGTTCCCACAATAATATAGAAATTTAGAATAATTCTCGTTTTGTGTACtattttgtaatatttgatACTGAAGTTCTCTTAGCTGGCTGTGCTTTCTCTTAGGATTTGCCCCCTCAATGGCATATATgctgtaaatataataatttaatggtGAAACTATTATAGTTGGGCATCACAATAGATTTGTTTAATGCATGAATAAGATCTGATATAAACCATCACAGGACCTCCAATTAGTGGACAAAAAGGGAGAACCAAAAGACAAGTGCATGCACAATTGTAGGTCCACATAGATACAAATCAGGggaaatttcttttctttgatcAAATCCAAGTCACTGTCGTGGTAAAATTGTATTTGAATacataattgattaaataaaaaaaaagtacacatGAAAAGGATGGTTAAGATGTATATATAGCCAAACCCCACCAGTCAGAggttttaactataaaaaaaatagttcccTTGCAAAATTGAATTTCCAAGAGGTTATGATATGAAGCATTATGGTTTGGATGAGACTTTCAATAAATCCCTGTGGATCAATCTTGAGCAGTCATCTTATCGTATCCGATTGGATACAAAATTATGTATGGCCACCACTAGACTGGCCATGAACAGTGCCTGCAATTCCACTGTTGGTAATAGATTAATGATTATCTATGGTGCCACTGCCCCAATTAAATCTAGACCTAATTCTGTCAACTTCAAAGAATGGGATGCTGTAGAAATACTAGAATGAAAGTCACCCTAATCATACTTTTAATGTCGACCTAACTTTTGTCTCCTTGGATAACTTGACATCTGTATCATATTCTtgtgttcaataaaaaaaatcatttgaatcaCTATTATAATAACTTTAATAACAAGATATTTGTTATGCACCTTAATTACTGGATTTACAATGTCCTCCGTAATTTCCGTCAATTGTTTATTGGTTTCTTACTAGTTGTCATTTTTCTAGAGGGTAATAATAACACTTGGCTCCTCTAATACGTTCTGATATGTCCACTTGATGATTTATTTACCAGGGAAATTACCACTTGCAAGTTAATCAATATGCTTTTGATGTAATTATCAGCCTCTGCTTTAAGCAATCAGaaaataattgtaattgatGGCTACTTGGctagtattcttttttttacattgataaCAGAGGATCGAACTTAGAATTTCgttcaaaatatgaaatatcaGCACTAAGCCGACCCTAGTGGATTGTTGGTGTTCCTCCATACTATATGTTCTTTAACAAGCATTAAAACTAGAAAATTTCCATGTGATAAATTGGAGCTAATGATTGTTTAATTGGTTATGCAGATGTGGAGGTTCCAGTGGCTTGTGTAATACTGATATTTTTGTTTGCCCTTCAACATTATGGCACTCACCGTGTGGGGAGTCTCTTTGCACCTGTTGTCTTGACCTGGCTGCTATGCATCAGTGCTATTGGTGTTTATAATATCTTCCATTGGAATCCACATGTTTATGAAGCTCTCTCCCCATATTACATGTTCAAATTTCTGAAAAAGACACAAAAGGGAGGATGGATGTCCTTGGGTGGAATTCTACTGTGTATAACAGGTATGGAGCAAGTGTAGCAAATTCTGCACTAATCTGTTTTTTTTGCTTGACAAATGCTTTGTCTTTCTCTGATATTATCATCTGTGTTCCAGGTTCAGAAGCCATGTATGCTGATTTAGGACACTTTTCACAATTGTCAATTAAGGTACATAGCACCATTATGCTAATGATCTTTACTTGTACAGTTTTACTCTATTATTAgctaagtttaatttatatgaagaaATATGATCATAATTTTTACCTTTTGAAGTTGATTGTGCCTTCTCCAAAATGAAACTATACTTTCCATGTGCAGAAATGTAAAACAGCCAAGGTTGTAAGCAATGTCTCATTGTTGATTTAATGTTAATGATATCTAATATTTTAAACACaataattatacatttattaagaaaattttggTTGTATTGAGTCAGACAAAACCAACTTCCTTAAGGTCAAAAGTTAAATTCTACATGAGCCAAGATGGAAAAAAACAAGATTTTTTCTATTGAAAGAAGCTTCTGGCAGTTAAAAATTGTTCTTCATCTCCCTCATGCTTGCTGCACATCCATCTTGCGTTATGTTTGTTGGTAACAGTAACACCATCCAATACATAGCATGCTTGAACCTTATGGTAACATTTCTCCAGTTTTCAAAATTGTTGATTTCATGCAGAAGGAAATTCCTCTGCATTATGCACAACTAATTAAATTGCACTTCTTTCTTAGTCATTGATAACTGAGTACTAATACACATAGATGCATCATTCATGTACATCATGCTTTGGTAGATGGTTACTTGATTAGAAGCCAAGGGGTGATATGATAATCATTAGTTTTAACTTGAAGTCATTTACCTGCAGATTGCATTCACCTTTTTGGTATACCCTTCTTTAATCCTTGCATATATGGGGCAAGCTGCATATCTTTCCAGACATCATTCCCTTGAAAGTGACTATAGAATTGGGTTCTATGTATCTGTACCTGGTAAGTTCTTTGTGATCTCTATAAGAACATGCATATTCAAAGAAAGATTAATGTTTACTTTGCTGCTTGGCTTACTTTTTTTTCCCCTCCTTTTCAGTAAAACTTAGATGGCCTGTTCTTGCAATAGCCATACTTCAAGCTGTGGTTGGAAGCCAAGCAGTCATCACAGGGACTTTCTCCATAATCAAACAATGTTCTGCTATGGGATGTTTCCCCAAAGTTAAAATCATTCACACATCATCCAAGATGCATGGCCAGATTTACATTCCTGAGATCAACTGGAGTTTGATGCTGCTTTGCCTGGCTATTACAGTTGGATTTAGAGATACTAAACGCATGGGAAATGCAGCAGGTACTCTATCTCTCCATGATATAATTTCATGATGCCTATGAACATGACAACTTATATTTGATCATGATTgaagtatttttaaatgatcatgattaaatttgaaatatttttaagagtAAATAGTGTGCACACTGATAGTGTACAGGATGTTTACATTgtcattcaattaaaaaatacatgtttgacaagtttattgattttcatgataattactttaaaaatcatattaaataatgtGACTTTGATCGGTTgattgtgttaaattttttacactGACAGTGCATAGAAATTACActctattttaaataatttttgttttctttgcttTAACAGGCTTGGCTGTCATAACTGTCATGCTGGTGACCACTTGCTTAATGTCTCTAGCTATAGTCTTGTGCTGGCACAAGAACATATTGCTAGCAGTTTGCTTCATAGTGTTCTTTGGCTCCATCGAAGCACTCTATTTCTCAGCATCCCTCATCAAATTCCTTGAGGGGGCTTGGGTCCCCATTGCCCTCTCCCTCATATTTCTCATTGCCATGTATGTGTGGCATTATGGCACATTAAAGAAGTATGAGTTTGATGTTCATAACAAGGTTCCAATCAACTGGCTCCTCAGTTTAGGCCCCTCTCTAGGCATTGTCAGGGTCAAGGGAATTGGCCTCATACACACCGAGCTCGTATCTGGGATCCCAGCTATTTTCTCCCACTTTGTTACCAATCTCCCTGCCTTCCACCAAGTTGTTATCTTCCTTTGCATTAAATCAGTCCAAGTGCCACATGTTAGACCTGAAGAAAGGTTCTTGGTGGGAAGAGTTGGCCCAAAGGAGTATAGACTTTACCGGTGCATAGCGCGGTATGGCTACCATGACATTCACAAGGATGACATTGAGTTTGAGAGGGATCTTATTTGCAGCATAGCTGAATTCATCAGATCAGATGCATCTGAATATGGCTTAGGATTTGGGAGCTTTGAAGAAGATACAAAGATGACAGTTGTGGGGACTTCAGCATCAAACTTAGAGGGCTCAATAAGGATGACTGAAGATGATGATCAAGTAGATTCTCAAATGGAAGGCCCTTCAGAGTTGATGGAGGTTAAGTCTTCTCCTGAGAAAGTGAGGAAGAGAGTGAGGTTTGTTGTGCCAGACAGTCCACAGATTGATTTGGATGCAAGAGAGGAGTTGCTTGAGCTAATGGAAGCAAAAGAGGCTGGAATGGCATTCATATTGAGTCACTCGTATGTTAGAGCAAAAAGTGGATCAAGCTGGTTGAAAAAAGTAGTTATCAATTATGGATATGATTTCTTAAGGAGAAACTCTAGAGGACCATCATATGCTTTAAGTATACCTCATGCGTCTACCTTAGAGGTGGGTATGATCTATCATGTATGAATGAGTTTTGGCTATAGTACTAGTAGTTATATATCTAGTTTAGTTTTGTATCTAGTGAGA of the Glycine max cultivar Williams 82 chromosome 13, Glycine_max_v4.0, whole genome shotgun sequence genome contains:
- the LOC100799414 gene encoding potassium transporter 8; the encoded protein is MDLESVIHRNTIKEESWKTVLTLAYQSLGVVYGDLSTSPLYVYKSAFAEDIQHSDTNEEIYGVLSFVFWTLTLIPLLKYVFIVLRADDNGEGGTFALYSLLCRHARVSLLPNTQLADEHLTEYTMDNGTVPVNRKNVGLGLKNLLEKHRVLQRVLLVLALIGTCMVIGDGVLTPAISVFSAVSGLELSMSKEQHRYVEVPVACVILIFLFALQHYGTHRVGSLFAPVVLTWLLCISAIGVYNIFHWNPHVYEALSPYYMFKFLKKTQKGGWMSLGGILLCITGSEAMYADLGHFSQLSIKIAFTFLVYPSLILAYMGQAAYLSRHHSLESDYRIGFYVSVPVKLRWPVLAIAILQAVVGSQAVITGTFSIIKQCSAMGCFPKVKIIHTSSKMHGQIYIPEINWSLMLLCLAITVGFRDTKRMGNAAGLAVITVMLVTTCLMSLAIVLCWHKNILLAVCFIVFFGSIEALYFSASLIKFLEGAWVPIALSLIFLIAMYVWHYGTLKKYEFDVHNKVPINWLLSLGPSLGIVRVKGIGLIHTELVSGIPAIFSHFVTNLPAFHQVVIFLCIKSVQVPHVRPEERFLVGRVGPKEYRLYRCIARYGYHDIHKDDIEFERDLICSIAEFIRSDASEYGLGFGSFEEDTKMTVVGTSASNLEGSIRMTEDDDQVDSQMEGPSELMEVKSSPEKVRKRVRFVVPDSPQIDLDAREELLELMEAKEAGMAFILSHSYVRAKSGSSWLKKVVINYGYDFLRRNSRGPSYALSIPHASTLEVGMIYHV